Within the Aeromicrobium sp. Root236 genome, the region CGTCGTAGTCGGCGAACGTCTGGTCCAGCCCTTGCATGAACCGCTCGAGCCTCGAGGTGCCGTCGAGCGGCGGGCTCCAGAGAACGTCGGTCACTCGGGAATTGTAGGGCTGCTCTCGGCCACCGTGATGAGCCAGTAGGACAGGAGATAGGTCACCGCGCCCAGGGCCGGCACGAGCACGAGTGCCCTCCGGTCGTCGGCCATGTCGAGGAAGAGCCCCAGGATCGCGACGATCGTCAGGACCACCGCCAGGAAGCTGATGAGTCCGGCCTTGGCGGTGCCGAACGCCGTCAGGAGCAGGTCACCGATGATGATCGCGATGAAGGTGACGACGACGAACGTCAGCGAGCCCCACTGCTTGCCGCCGGAGGCGACGCCGCGTACGTCGTTGAAGATCTCGAGGGCGATCAGCCCGAGACCCACCGACGCCAGGCCGACGACGAGGCCCGTGATGAGGGCAGCCAACCGGCCGTCGATGTGCGGGACGCGCCAGGCGATGATCGCGCGGAACCGGTCGGCGACGAACGTACCGGTGGCCCTCGCCGCAGAGCCCGTGGCTCCCGCGACCCCCGATGCGACGCCCGCACCGCGCGAGGTCAGTGCCTTGCCGGCCGCGCCCACGTTGACGCGGGGGCGGGTCTTCGTCGTCCCGGCGGGCTTGGAGCCCGGGCGGCTGGCGACCTTGGCCTGCGGCTTCGTGCGGGTCGTCGAGACCGGCCGGCCGTAGCGGACGGTCTTGTCCGGCGGCGGTGACGCAGGGCGTACGACGGTCTTCTTGACGACGCGTTTGACCACCTTCTTGGCGGGCTGCTGCTCGTCGACCATGCGCTGAGTCTTTCACAGCGGATGTCACGTCACAGGCGGTCGAACGTTGCGATCAGGTTGAGTTCTGCGCTCAGCGAGATCCACCTGGCCGAGATGTCGGATCCGGAGCGGGCCCGTTCGTCGTACGTGTAGAGGCCGCTCCGGAGGCGGCACCCGACGAGAGGCATCCCGATGTACGCATTCCTGAAGCAGCTGACGAACGCGGTCCTGAAGGCCACGAGCTGGGGCCTGGAAGCCCCCGAGCTGCGCCGTCACGAGCGCGGATCGGTCCCGGTCATGACCTTCAGCCCGCGCTTCTGAGCGGAGACGAGGAATGGCCGGACCCTGGGGGTCCGGCCATTCACTGTGTCGGGCTGACAGGATTTGAACCTGCGGCCTCGTCGTCCCGAACGACGCGCGCTACCAAGCTGCGCCACAGCCCGAATGCTCCCTAGATGAGGGAACCGGAAGAGTCTATCCCAGTCAGGGTGAGCAGCGTCGCCTCGGGGCGGCACGCGAAACGTACGGGCGTGTAGGGCGACGTGCCGAGCCCGGCGGACACGTGGAGCCACGACGGGTCGTGACCGTCGACCTGGTGCCGGTGCAGCCCGCGAGCACGGGCCCGGTCGAGGTCGCAGTTGGTGACGAGCGCCCCGTAGAACGGGATGCGCAGCTGGCCGCCGTGGGTGTGGCCGGCCATGATCAGCGGGTAGCCGAGCGTGTTCCAACGGTCGAGGACCCGCAGGTAGGGGGCATGGGCCACGCCGATCGCCAGGTCTGCCGTGGTGTCGGCCGGGACCTCGTCGAGCACGTCGTAGTTGAGGTGCGGGTCGTCGACCCCGACGAACGCGAGGCGCCGCCCACCGGCGACGAACGACGCGTGGCGGTTGCTGAGGTCGACCCAACCGCGCTGCTCGAACGCGTGACGCAGCTGGTCGAACGGCAGGTCGCGCTTGCGCTTCCACTCACCGCCCGTGCCACCCCGGAGGTAGTTGACCGGGTTCTTGGCGACGGGGGAGAAGTAGTCGTTCGACCCGAACACGAACGCGCCGGGCAGGTCCAGCAGGTCGCCGTACGCGCGCAGCACCGACGGCACGGCGTCGAGGTGCGCGAGGTTGTCGCCGGTGTTGACGACCAGGTCGGGCTGGAGGTCGGCGAGGCCGCGCAGCCAGTGCTGCTTCTTGTGCTGGCTCGGCGTCATGTGGGTGTCGGAGAGGTGCAGCACGCGCAGCGGCTCCGACCCGGCTGCGAGCACCGGCACCGTGACCTCGCGGAGGGTGAATGCGCGTACCTCGTAGACCGAGGCGTACGCCAGCCCGGCCGCGGCAGCCGCGAAGGGCCAGAGCAAGGGGCGCACGGGTCCAGTCTCCCTCACGCCTGGGCACTCGCCTCACGGAGTCGCGTGGCGACGGCGACGAGGTCGGGAGTCAGTCCGGTGACGTGGTCGGAGTCCCGCAGGAGGCGGCGTACGTTGCCGAGGTCGCGGGCCGCCTGGCCGAGGGTCGCCCGGTGCGGGGTCGGACCGAGGTCCGCCGCTGCGTCGGCGACTGCGAGCACCGCATCGAGCGCGTGAGCGGGTGCCGTCGTCGGTCGCCTGAGTCTGTGGTGCAGGCGCCACGTCGGCCGGACGAGCTCGAGGTGGTGCCGTGCAGCATGGAGGGCGGAGAGATCAGGCTCGCCTCCCTCGAGGCGCCCCTTGAGGACGTCCTGCACGGCCGCGAGGACATCAGCGGTGCGGCGCCGGGCGACATCTCGTGTGCGTACGGGCAGCAGGAACCACGAGACCGCGACCGCGATCGCCCCGCCGATGACGATGGCGAGCAGCCGGACCTCGAGCTGACTGCCCTCACCTGTCCCGTAGTAGCCGTAGAGCAGGGCCAGCACCGCGGTGACGCACCCGGCCCAGTACGCGTACCCGCGAGGTCGCAGCCAGGTGCCGATCGCCAGCACGACGAAGATCGCCACCACGGAGGCGTGCGATCCCGGGGTGACCCGACCGGCGATCAGCGTCGCGGCCGTCGTGCCGACGAGGGCGCCGAGGACACGCAGCACGCTCTTGGTGAGCACGTCGCCGCGCCCGCGGTTGCCGCTGTTCACGACGAACGCCGTGATGACGACCCACGGCCAGTGCTCGTCGAACGCGAGGTGGCCGATGACCAGGGCGACACCGAGCGACACCAGCATCTGGATCGCCATCCGGGTGCTCGCGTCGAGCACTCGACCGGCTCGCCGTCGTGCCGGTGCCGGCGGAACGTCGTGCAGCAGCCCGAGGGAGTGCGCGACCGTCGTCGCGGCAGCGGCCCACACGTACGCCACGACCGCGACGACAGGCGTCCACCACGCGTCGTGGGCGGCGGGGGCGGCCACGGCCGGCGTGGTCAGCACGGCGATGAACGGCAACGACATGAGGGTGCCGAGGCGGCTCGCGACCGGGCCCAGCCGGCGCAGCAGGATGGGTGCGCTCAAGCCCACGGCGAGCAGACCGCCGCCGACCGCCTCGTGGTGGAACAGGACCTCGGCGACGTACCGCGCCGCGATCGCCACGACCACGAGCGTCGCGAGTCGTGCTCCGCGACTCCGCCAGGACCCGTGGCCCTCGAGCCGGCCCAGCGTCAGGGCGAGCACGACCGACAGGATGATGAGCGTCGAGCTGAAGCCGGCGATGTCGTGCAGGGCCAGCGTCGTGCCGAAGCTTCCGAGCACGGCCGACATCGTGACGATCGCGCGGACCAGCTCGGCGGAGGGCCGCCACCGCACGGTGGGGGCGGGTCGGGAGTCCCTCATGGCCGCGACGCTACCGCCGCCCGGTCCTGCGACAATGTGACGTATGTCAGGACTCAAGGACCAGCTGCACGACGACCTCACCACCTCGATGAAGGCGCGCGATGCGCTGCGCACGTCGACGCTGCGCATGGTGCTCACGGCGATCACCAACGCCGAGGTCGCCGGCAAGGAGGTCCGCGAGCTGAGCGACGAGGACATCATCACGGTGCTGGGCTCGGAGGCCAAGAAGCGCCGTGAGGCCGCTCAGGCGTTCGCCGAGGGCAACCGCCCCGAGCTCGCCGACAAGGAGCGCGCCGAGGCGGAGATCCTCGCCGAGTACCTGCCGGCTCAGCTGAGCGCTGAAGAGATCGCCGCCATCGTGTCGGCTGCCGTCGAATCCGCCGGCGCCGCGGGCGAGGGCATGAAGGCCATGGGCAAGGTCATGGGGATCGTGTCACCCCAGGTCAAGGGCAAGGCCGACGGCGGCGCCGTCGCCGCTGAGGTCAAGCGGCAGATCAACGGTTCCTGAGGAGCGAGCTCTGAGAGCTTGCGAGCAGAGGACGCGTCTCGAAGGAGGCGCCTGACGCTCAGCCGTTCGTCCCGTTGCCTGGACCGTCCGTGCCGTTGCCCGGCCCATCGGTCCCGTTGCCGCCACCGCCGCCACCACCGGTGGTGCCGGTGTTGCCGTCGTTCGACGGCTTCTTCTTGGCCTTCTTGGGCGCCGACGGCTTGGTCTTGGGCGGCGGGTCGAAGTTGACCGACGGCAGGAAGTCCTGGATGACGTGCATCGCCTTGGCCCACATCGGCCCGGCCAGCGAGCTGCCGCCGACGGTGTGGAAGTCGAGGAAGCTCCCGTTGATCGTCACGCCCGCCAGGGTGCGGGGGTTGCCGTTGCTCTTGACGCCGGCGAGCATCGCCATGGCGGCGAGCTTGGGCGTGTAGCCGGCGTACCAGACCGCCTGGTTGTCCTGGGCGGTTCCGGTCTTGGCCGCCGACGGGATCTTGAGGCCCGTGCCACCCAAGTCGTAGCCGAAGCCGCCCGGCTCCTGGACGCCGCGCAGGATGTCGTTGATCTGGGCGGCGTCGTCCTTGCTCATGACGCGCTCGCAGTTGGGGTGGAACTTGCGGATCGTCTTGCCGTTGGCGTCGATGATCGAGTCGACCGGAAGGGGAGCGCAGTACATGCCGCCGGAGGCCGGCACGGCGTACGCGGCGGCCATGTCGAGGGGGCTGACGCTGGTGACGCCGAGGGTGAACGGTCCTACCTGGTCGTCATCGGGCACCTTGATGCCCATCGACTCCGCGGCGCGCACGACGTTGCAGAGCCCCGCCTTCTTCTCGAGCTGCGCGAAGTAGGTGTTCACCGACTCGCGGGTGCCCGTGTACATGTTCTTGGTGCCGCTCGTCGTCGAGTTCTTGACCGGCCACGGGGAAGTGCCGCCACCGTTGCAGGCGAAGTAGCTGCCGGCCGGAACCGTCATCTTGGCCGGCGACTTGAACGTCTGGCCGACGTCGATGCCCTGCTTGAGCGCCGCGGCGACGGTGAACATCTTGAACGTCGAGCCGGCGGGGAAGCCGCCGGAGTTGCCGAACCTCGTGGGCACGGTGAAGTTGATGAACGACTGGCCCTTCTTCTTGTTGCGCCCCATCGGCTTGGACTGGGCGAGTCCCTTGACCTTGCCGGTGCCCGGCTCGAGGAGCGCCATGGCGCCGAGCGCCTTGTCCTTGGCAGCGACGGTCGACGTGACGGCCTTGTTGATGGCCTTCTGCATGCGGACGTCGACGTTGGACTTGATCGTCAGACCGCCACGCTCGAGCGCGCGCTGCCGATCCGCGACGGTGGGGCCGAGCGCGGTCGACCTCAGCAGGTAGCTCTGGATGTAGGCGCAGGAGAACTCGGCGACGGTCGAGACGCAGCCATTGGGGAACTTGGTGACCTTGAGGCCCAGCGGGGCGGCCTGGTAGCGCTTGGCGTCGGCCTCGGAGATCTTGCCGAGCCGCGCCATGACGGCCAGCACGGTGTTGCGGCGGGCCAGCGCCTTCTCGGGGTAGACGCGGGGGTCGAACTGCACCGGGTTCTTGACGAGGCCGGCGAGCGTCGCTGCCTGGCGTACGTTGAGCTTCGCCGGGCTCACGGAGAAGTAGTGGTAGGACGCCGCACTGATGCCGTACGCGCTGTCGCCGAAGTAGGCGAGGTTGAGGTAGCGCTCGAGGATCTCCTTCTTGGTGTGCGTCTCCTCGTACTGGATCGCGAGCTTGAGCTCACGGATCTTGCGGGCCGTGGACTTCTTGATCGCGGCCAGCTGCTGCTTCTTGGTCGTCGCCTGGGAGACGAGGGTCAGCTTGACGAGCTGCTGCGTGATCGACGAGCCACCCTGCGTCTGCCCCTCCGACGCGTTGTTGACGAGCGCGCGGAGCGTGCCCTTGAGGTCGAGCGCCCCGTGCTCGTAGAAGCGGGCGTCCTCGATCGACAGGATCGCGTCCTGCATCAGCGGGGAGATCTTGGACAGCGGGATGTCCTGGCGGTTCTCCTCGTAGAAGTACGCGATGAGGTCGCCGTTGGCGGCCAGCAGGCGGGTCGTCTGGGCGCTCGGCTGGTCGTCGAGCTCCAGCGGGAGGTTGACGATGTCGTTGCTGAGGTTGTTGGCCGTCGAGGCGAACAGGGCCGTGCCGGGGATGAAGATCGCCGCGACGAGGATGCCGGCCACGGCCGACAGCAGCGCCATCGTGCCCACGATCGACAGTGGTCCGTCGTGGCGCTTCTCGCGCTGTGCGGTCTGGCGCAGCGAGGCGCGGAGTTCTTCCCAAGACATGGGGTCAGGTTACGTGACGATGCCGAGAAGCCCTCAGTGGCGACAACGTGTCTAGTCCATCAGGACTAGAGAAAGATGGTCACAATCGCTCTGACGGTTGTCCCGCCGAATTCTTAGATTGATCTCAACAACCAACTTCGATCCAACAAGGGATCGGTCTCGGGGAGGTTCTTGATCATGTGGAATGAAAACTGGGCGGCTGAGGCCGCGTGTCGCGGGAAGTCCGACGCACTGTTCGTCAAGGGCGCTGAGCAGAACCGCGCCAAGCAGGTCTGTGGCACCTGCCACGTACGGGCGGAGTGCCTGGCCGAAGCGCTGGACAACCGCATCGAGTGGGGTGTCTGGGGCGGTATGACCGAGCGCGAGCGCCGTGCGCTGCTGCGTCGCCGGCCCAACGTCACGGCCTGGCGCAGCATCCTCTCCGTCGCCGTCTAGGGCGTCGGCTGGCTCTGTCCGGCCAGCAGCTGACCGATCTCGCGCAGTCCGTCGAGGTCGTGCACGTCTCCGGCGAGCGCCGCGACCGATGCCGTGGGTACGCCCGGGTGCGCCGCACTGAAGCTGCGCTTGAGGCGCGACTCGCGTGCCGCGACCCGCATGCGTTCGGCGTGGATCGCCAGGAGGTCGGCGGTCATCCGGTCGGCCGCGTTGCCCGCCTCGAGCTTGCGGCCGGCTGACTCCGCGTCGGCCCCGGAGATGCCGTCGGCACCGTTCTCATGGACCCGGTTGACCACCAGCCCGGCCAGTGGCATCTGCTCACCGGCGAGCCGCTCGACGAAGTAGGACGCCTCGCGCATCGCCGCCGGCTCCGGCGCGGCGACCACGACGAAGGCGGTCTCCCGCGCCTGCAGCAGCGCGTACGTGCTCTCGGCCCGCTGCCGGAACCCGCCGAAGAGCGTGTCGAACGCGGCGACGAACGTCTGCATGTCGGTGAGCACCTGCGCACCGAGCACCTTGTTGAGGGCGCTCGTGACGATGCCGAACCCGGCGCTCAGCAGGCGGGCCGGGCCCTTCGCGGGCGCCAGCAGCAGCTTGATGAACCGGCCGTCGAGCATCGAGGAGAGCCGGTCAGGTGCGTCGAGGAAGTCGAGCGCGGACCGCGACGGGGGAGTGTCGACGACGATGAGGTCCCATCGCCGCTCCTCGTCGACCGCCTCGGCATGGAGCTGCCCCAGCTTTTCCATGGCCATGTACTCCTGCGTGCCCGCGAACGAGCTCGACAGGGCGACGTAGAACGGGTTGGCCAGGATCTGCTGCGCCTTCTCGGGCGTCGCGTGCGCCTCGACGACCTCGTCGAACGTGCGCTTCATGTCGAGCATCATCGCGTCGAGGGTGCCGCCGCCGGCGCCGACGTCCTTGACCGGGCGCGGGGTGTTGTCGAGCTCCGTCAGGCCCATCGCCTGGGCGAGGCGCCGGGCCGGGTCGATCGTCAGGACGCACACGTTGCGGCCCTGCTCGGCGGCGCGGAGCGCGAGGGCGGCAGCGGTCGTGGTCTTGCCGACGCCCCCGGATCCGCAGCACACGATGATCTCGGTCGTACGGTCGGCGAGCAGCGCGTCGACGTCGAGCGACCCGGCGGGTGGTCCGCCCGGTGCGCCGCGCGGCGAGCTGCGATCCTTGCGCGCTGAAGGAGACGTACGGGGGCGGCCGGTCATGCTGGGTCCTTCAGCTTCTCGGCCAGCTCGAACAGGGCGCCGAGGTCGATCCCGTCGGTCAGCGCGGGCAGCTCGACGAGGGGCTGGCCGCAGTCCTCGAGGATCGCGCGCTGCCCGTCCTGCAGCCGCTGGCGCTCGAGGTGAGCCTGGCCACCGGCGATCAGTGCGGGGGCGGCGGCCGGCTCGAGCGACGCCTTGGCGAGGGACTGCACGACCTTGCTCGTGGTCAGCTTGCCGTCCTCCAGCGCGGTGCGGGTGCCGGCCGACAGCAGCGGCGGGCGTACGAGGTTGAGGATGACCCGGCCGACGGGCAGCCGCTCGGACTGCAGCTCGGCGATGCCGTCGATCGTCTCCTGCACGGGCATCTCCTCCAGCACCGTGACGAGGTGCACGTGGGTGTCGCTCGAGCGCATCATCTGCATGATCGAGTCGGCCTGGCGGCGGATGGGGCCGACCTTGGCCAGGCCGGCGACCTCGGCGTTGACGTTGAGGAACCGGGTGATGCGTCCGGTCGGCGGGGCGTCCATGATCACGGCGTCGTACGCGAAGCCCTTGCCGTTGCGGCGCCGCGCCGCCTCGTACACCTTGCCCGTCAGCAGCACGTCGCGCACGCCCGGCGCGATCGTGGTGGCGAAGTCGATGATGCCGAACCGGTCGAGGGCCTTGCCGGCGCGGCCGAGCCGGTAGTACATGGCGAGGTACTCCAGCAGCGCCGACTCGGGGTCGATCGCCAGGGCGTACACCTCGCCGCCGCCGAGGCCGACCGCGATCTTGCGCTCCTCGTAGGGCAGCGGAGGCACGTCGAAGAGCTGGGCGATGCCCTGCCGCCCCTCGACCTCGCAGAGCAGGACCCGCTTGCCCTCGCCGGCCAGCGACATCGCGAGCGCGGCGGCGACCGTCGTCTTGCCGGTGCCGCCCTTGCCGGTGACGACATGGAGCTGCGTCGAGAGGGCCACGCGACGAGCCTACTTCGCCCAGCCGGATGCGCAGGGTGACCGATACAGTCGTGCCATGACGAAATGGGAGTACCTCACCGCCCCTGTCCTGGTGCACGCCACCAAGCAGATCCTCGACAACTTCGGCCAGGACGGCTGGGAGCTCGTGCAGATCGTGCCCGGCATGAACCCGGAGAACCTCGTCGCCTACTTCAAGCGGCCGATCGCATGAGCCGCGTGGACGACCGGCTCGCCGAGATCGGGCTGAGCGTGCCGCCGGTGCCGGCACCCGTCGCGGTCTACGTTCCCGCCGTGCGCACCGGATCGTACGTCTATACGTCCGGACAGTTGCCGCTCCTCGACGGCCAGCTCATCCTGACCGGCAAGGTCGGCGGCGAGGTGTCCGCCGAGGAGGCGTACGACTGCGCCCGCCAGTGCGCGCTCAATGCGATCGCCGCGGTCAAGTCGCAGGTCGATCTCGACGCCGTCGTTCGCGTCGTCAAGGCGACCGTGTTCGTCGCGAGCACGCCGGACTTCACCGGGCAGCCGGGCGTCGCCAACGGGGCGAGTGAGCTGTTCGGCGCCGCCTTCGGTGACGCCGGCACCCACGCCCGCAGCGCGGTCGGCGTACCTGTCCTCCCGCTCGATGCGCCCGTCGAGGTCGAGCTCATCGTCGAGGTCGGCTGACCCCATGCGCGTCCCCCTGCCCGAGAGGCTCCGCGAGCATGCGCAGGGCTACAACGGCACGGTGGTCGAGCCGCGTCACGCCTCGACGATCATCGTCGTGCGCGACGGGGCCGAGGGCATCGAGGCCTACCTCATGCGGCGCCAGACCAGCATGGCGTTCGCCGCCGGCATGTACGTCTTCCCGGGCGGTGGCATGCACCCCAGCGACGTCACGGGTGACGTGCCGTGGGCCGGTCCGTCGCCCGCCGAATGGGCGCGCCGGCTCGAGTGCGACGAGTCGATGGCGCGCGGGCTCGTCGTCGCCGCCGTACGCGAGACGTTCGAGGAGACCGGTGTCCTGCTCGCCGGGCCCGACGACTCGACGGTGCTGTCCGACACGAGCAGCCTCGAGATGCAGGCTGCCCGCGCGACGCTGGAGGCCGGCGAGCTGACGTTCGCCGACTTCTTGATCAGCCACGGACTGGTGCTCCGTTCGGACCTGATCGGGGCGTGGGCGCACTGGATCACTCCGACGTTCGAGCCGCGGCGCTACGACACCAGGTTCTTCGTGGCGGCGTTGCCTGAGGGGCAGCGGGTCGGCGAGATGAGCCGCGAGGCCGATCACGCTGCGTGGGTGCCGTTGAGCCAGGTCCTGGCCAGCGTCGAGGCCGGCGAGGCGGCGATGATGCCGCCGACCGTTGTGGCCTGCCGCGAGGTCGCCCAGCACACCGCGGACACGATTCTGGCCGCGGCCGCCGAACGTACGATCCGCACGATCGTGCCCCGGCTCGTCGAGATCGACGGCGACCTGTTCCTCGAGACCGACCTGGGAGACCTCACATGAGCGAGACCGTCACCGACCGTGCGGCGTACGTGCTGGCGGCCAACCCCGGCATCATGACGCTCGACGGCACCAACACCTGGATCCTGCGTGAGCCCGGGGCCTCGCAGTCCGTCGTGGTCGACCCCGGTCCCGTCGACGAGACACATCTCCGCGCGGTCCTCGACGCCGCCGGGTCCGTGGGACTCGTGCTGTTCACGCATCGCCACTTCGACCACACCGAGGCTCTCGGGCGGTTCGTCGAGCTGACGGGTGCGCCGGCGCGGTCGACCGATCCCGAGTTCACCCGCGGCGCCGAGCCCTTGGTCGACGGCGAGACGATCACGGTCGACGGCCTCGAGATCGAGGTCGTCGCGACACCGGGGCACACGACCGACTCGACCTGCTTCCGACTCGTCGCCGACGGCTCGTTGCTCAGCGGCGACACGATCCTCGGCCGCGGGACGACCGTGATCGCGCACCCTGACGGCGTGCTCGGGCCCTACCTCGACTCGTTGGCGCACATCCGTGAGCTCATCGAGGAGGGGCTCGTCACGCGGATCCTGCCGGGTCACGGGCCGGTGATCGACGATCCTCGTGCGGTCGTCGACTACTACCTCGAACACCGTGCCGAGCGGCTCGACCAGGTGCGCGCCGCCGTCGACGCCGGTGCGACGACGGCCCGCGAGGTCGTCGAGGCGGTCTACAAGGACGTCGATCCCGTGCTCTGGGGCGCCGCCGAGCTCAGCGTCGCCGCCCAGCTCGACTACCTCAAATCCTGACCCCCGAGATTTGGATTTCAGTGCACCACGCGGGGTGCATTCGTGGTGCACGAGAATCCAAATCTCGGTCCACAGGCCCTGGCGGGACGCGGCGCCGTCCACAGATCGCATGCCTTTGGAGCGTGCCGACGTGGGACTGGGCATCGTCGAAAGGTGCCGTCCCCTACCCCGCTCCCGCCCGCTCTGGCGGGTCGCGTTTTCACCGTCCGTGAAGCTGCTGCGCACGGTCTTTCACGTCGCGTGCTCCAGGGCCGCCGGTTCATCATGGTGCGCCCTGGCTACTACCAGTTCGCCGACACGGAGGTCTCATTCGATGCGGTGGTGAAGGCGGCTCTGAGCGGACTGCCCGACGATGCCGCCCTCAGCCACGTCAGCAATCTTCGATGGCGGGGCTTTGAGATACGACCGATGTATCCGCTGCACTTCGCCACTGCGCAACCAGTCAGGCGGTTCCGCGATGACCTCATCCTGCATCGTTTTCAGGGCCAGCTCAGTTCCTCGTTCGTTCGGGGCGTGCCACTCCTCGGTCCAGAACGTACGTTTGTCGACTGCGGCACCCTGCTCTCGGTCACGGAGCTCGTGAGAGTAGGGGATTGGCTCGTTGCCCAGAAGCACACGGATCCGCTCGCTCTGAGGGCGTACGCGATGACGTCGCATCTTGACGGCGTGCAGAGGGCCCGCCGCGCCGCGGAACGCGTCCGCGAAGGAGTCGAGTCGCCGCGCGAGACCGACGTGCGGCTTGCCCTCGTAGAAAGTGGCCTTGCCGAGCCGGAGCTCAACATCAACATCTTCGATGAGCTCGGTCATTTCCTGGCGCGCGGCGACCTTGTCTACCGACGTTGGAAGGTGCTCGTCGAGTACGACGGCTGGCAACACGAGCGAGATGCGTGGCAGAGGCAGAGGGACCATCTCAGGCGAGAAGCGCTCGAAGCGGCAGGATGGCTCGTCATCGTCGTGACGAGTGCCGACATGCGCGCGCCCAAGTCAGTCGCTGCCAGGGTCGCTCGAGCGCTGACGTCACGCGGCTACCCGAACGGATCCGCCGAGATTTGGAGGACAGTGCACCACGCGGAGCATCGCGCTGGTGCAACGCGATCCAAATCTCGGGGCGGGGGTTAGCGGGCGCGGCGCTGGAGGCGTTCGAGGTCGAGGATCACGACGCTGCGGGGCTCGAGGCGGAGCCAGCCGCGTGAGGCGAAGTCGGCGAGCGCCTTGTTGACGGTCTCGCGGGACGCG harbors:
- a CDS encoding ArsA-related P-loop ATPase translates to MALSTQLHVVTGKGGTGKTTVAAALAMSLAGEGKRVLLCEVEGRQGIAQLFDVPPLPYEERKIAVGLGGGEVYALAIDPESALLEYLAMYYRLGRAGKALDRFGIIDFATTIAPGVRDVLLTGKVYEAARRRNGKGFAYDAVIMDAPPTGRITRFLNVNAEVAGLAKVGPIRRQADSIMQMMRSSDTHVHLVTVLEEMPVQETIDGIAELQSERLPVGRVILNLVRPPLLSAGTRTALEDGKLTTSKVVQSLAKASLEPAAAPALIAGGQAHLERQRLQDGQRAILEDCGQPLVELPALTDGIDLGALFELAEKLKDPA
- a CDS encoding GatB/YqeY domain-containing protein, which codes for MSGLKDQLHDDLTTSMKARDALRTSTLRMVLTAITNAEVAGKEVRELSDEDIITVLGSEAKKRREAAQAFAEGNRPELADKERAEAEILAEYLPAQLSAEEIAAIVSAAVESAGAAGEGMKAMGKVMGIVSPQVKGKADGGAVAAEVKRQINGS
- a CDS encoding RidA family protein, which encodes MSRVDDRLAEIGLSVPPVPAPVAVYVPAVRTGSYVYTSGQLPLLDGQLILTGKVGGEVSAEEAYDCARQCALNAIAAVKSQVDLDAVVRVVKATVFVASTPDFTGQPGVANGASELFGAAFGDAGTHARSAVGVPVLPLDAPVEVELIVEVG
- a CDS encoding DUF4177 domain-containing protein, producing the protein MTKWEYLTAPVLVHATKQILDNFGQDGWELVQIVPGMNPENLVAYFKRPIA
- a CDS encoding metallophosphoesterase; this encodes MRPLLWPFAAAAAGLAYASVYEVRAFTLREVTVPVLAAGSEPLRVLHLSDTHMTPSQHKKQHWLRGLADLQPDLVVNTGDNLAHLDAVPSVLRAYGDLLDLPGAFVFGSNDYFSPVAKNPVNYLRGGTGGEWKRKRDLPFDQLRHAFEQRGWVDLSNRHASFVAGGRRLAFVGVDDPHLNYDVLDEVPADTTADLAIGVAHAPYLRVLDRWNTLGYPLIMAGHTHGGQLRIPFYGALVTNCDLDRARARGLHRHQVDGHDPSWLHVSAGLGTSPYTPVRFACRPEATLLTLTGIDSSGSLI
- a CDS encoding FUSC family protein codes for the protein MRDSRPAPTVRWRPSAELVRAIVTMSAVLGSFGTTLALHDIAGFSSTLIILSVVLALTLGRLEGHGSWRSRGARLATLVVVAIAARYVAEVLFHHEAVGGGLLAVGLSAPILLRRLGPVASRLGTLMSLPFIAVLTTPAVAAPAAHDAWWTPVVAVVAYVWAAAATTVAHSLGLLHDVPPAPARRRAGRVLDASTRMAIQMLVSLGVALVIGHLAFDEHWPWVVITAFVVNSGNRGRGDVLTKSVLRVLGALVGTTAATLIAGRVTPGSHASVVAIFVVLAIGTWLRPRGYAYWAGCVTAVLALLYGYYGTGEGSQLEVRLLAIVIGGAIAVAVSWFLLPVRTRDVARRRTADVLAAVQDVLKGRLEGGEPDLSALHAARHHLELVRPTWRLHHRLRRPTTAPAHALDAVLAVADAAADLGPTPHRATLGQAARDLGNVRRLLRDSDHVTGLTPDLVAVATRLREASAQA
- a CDS encoding WhiB family transcriptional regulator, encoding MWNENWAAEAACRGKSDALFVKGAEQNRAKQVCGTCHVRAECLAEALDNRIEWGVWGGMTERERRALLRRRPNVTAWRSILSVAV
- a CDS encoding NUDIX domain-containing protein; protein product: MRVPLPERLREHAQGYNGTVVEPRHASTIIVVRDGAEGIEAYLMRRQTSMAFAAGMYVFPGGGMHPSDVTGDVPWAGPSPAEWARRLECDESMARGLVVAAVRETFEETGVLLAGPDDSTVLSDTSSLEMQAARATLEAGELTFADFLISHGLVLRSDLIGAWAHWITPTFEPRRYDTRFFVAALPEGQRVGEMSREADHAAWVPLSQVLASVEAGEAAMMPPTVVACREVAQHTADTILAAAAERTIRTIVPRLVEIDGDLFLETDLGDLT
- a CDS encoding transglycosylase domain-containing protein, which translates into the protein MSWEELRASLRQTAQREKRHDGPLSIVGTMALLSAVAGILVAAIFIPGTALFASTANNLSNDIVNLPLELDDQPSAQTTRLLAANGDLIAYFYEENRQDIPLSKISPLMQDAILSIEDARFYEHGALDLKGTLRALVNNASEGQTQGGSSITQQLVKLTLVSQATTKKQQLAAIKKSTARKIRELKLAIQYEETHTKKEILERYLNLAYFGDSAYGISAASYHYFSVSPAKLNVRQAATLAGLVKNPVQFDPRVYPEKALARRNTVLAVMARLGKISEADAKRYQAAPLGLKVTKFPNGCVSTVAEFSCAYIQSYLLRSTALGPTVADRQRALERGGLTIKSNVDVRMQKAINKAVTSTVAAKDKALGAMALLEPGTGKVKGLAQSKPMGRNKKKGQSFINFTVPTRFGNSGGFPAGSTFKMFTVAAALKQGIDVGQTFKSPAKMTVPAGSYFACNGGGTSPWPVKNSTTSGTKNMYTGTRESVNTYFAQLEKKAGLCNVVRAAESMGIKVPDDDQVGPFTLGVTSVSPLDMAAAYAVPASGGMYCAPLPVDSIIDANGKTIRKFHPNCERVMSKDDAAQINDILRGVQEPGGFGYDLGGTGLKIPSAAKTGTAQDNQAVWYAGYTPKLAAMAMLAGVKSNGNPRTLAGVTINGSFLDFHTVGGSSLAGPMWAKAMHVIQDFLPSVNFDPPPKTKPSAPKKAKKKPSNDGNTGTTGGGGGGGNGTDGPGNGTDGPGNGTNG
- a CDS encoding ArsA-related P-loop ATPase — encoded protein: MTGRPRTSPSARKDRSSPRGAPGGPPAGSLDVDALLADRTTEIIVCCGSGGVGKTTTAAALALRAAEQGRNVCVLTIDPARRLAQAMGLTELDNTPRPVKDVGAGGGTLDAMMLDMKRTFDEVVEAHATPEKAQQILANPFYVALSSSFAGTQEYMAMEKLGQLHAEAVDEERRWDLIVVDTPPSRSALDFLDAPDRLSSMLDGRFIKLLLAPAKGPARLLSAGFGIVTSALNKVLGAQVLTDMQTFVAAFDTLFGGFRQRAESTYALLQARETAFVVVAAPEPAAMREASYFVERLAGEQMPLAGLVVNRVHENGADGISGADAESAGRKLEAGNAADRMTADLLAIHAERMRVAARESRLKRSFSAAHPGVPTASVAALAGDVHDLDGLREIGQLLAGQSQPTP